A DNA window from Zingiber officinale cultivar Zhangliang chromosome 3A, Zo_v1.1, whole genome shotgun sequence contains the following coding sequences:
- the LOC122054117 gene encoding copper transport protein ATX1-like has product MAETVVLRVAMSCQGCAGAVKRVLTNMEGVESFEVDLQEQKVTVKGDVTPEAVFQTVSKSGKKTSFWEGEAKEPAPAPETEAEPEAVAAPAEPVPEAAPDVAAAAAATA; this is encoded by the exons ATGGCCGAG ACCGTCGTCCTGAGGGTTGCTATGTCATGCCAAGGATGCGCAGGGGCGGTTAAGAGAGTTCTTACCAATATGGAAG GAGTGGAGTCGTTCGAGGTGGATCTGCAAGAACAGAAGGTGACAGTTAAAGGCGATGTAACGCCTGAAGCTGTTTTCCAAACCGTATCGAAATCAGGCAAGAAGACTTCTTTCTGGGAGGGGGAAGCCAAAGAACCAGCCCCGGCTCCGGAGACAGAGGCGGAGCCGGAGGCGGTGGCGGCTCCGGCTGAGCCTGTTCCGGAGGCTGCTCCTGATGTAGCCGCTGCTGCTGCGGCAACAGCTTGA
- the LOC122052729 gene encoding zinc finger A20 and AN1 domain-containing stress-associated protein 5-like has protein sequence MAEEQRLQESHRLCANNCGFFGSPATMDLCSKCYRDRCLKEEQQQRQKNCLAFPVSSSSSPLAAAEATGPSAATASPTSLFFLADAVEEDAEEKKGKAVVVPGPPNRCASCRKRVGLTGFKCRCGATFCGAHRLAELHGCTFDFKAAGREAIARANPVVKADKLQKI, from the coding sequence ATGGCCGAGGAGCAGCGACTGCAGGAGAGCCACCGCCTCTGCGCCAACAACTGCGGCTTCTTTGGCAGCCCCGCGACGATGGACCTCTGCTCCAAGTGCTACCGCGATCGCTGCCTCAAGGAGGAGCAGCAGCAGCGGCAGAAGAACTGCCTCGCCTTCCCCGTCTCCTCCTCGTCGTCCCCCCTCGCCGCGGCTGAGGCGACGGGTCCCTCCGCCGCGACCGCCTCCCCGACCTCTTTGTTCTTTTTGGCGGACGCTGTGGAGGAGGATGCGGAAGAGAAAAAGGGGAAGGCGGTGGTGGTACCGGGGCCGCCGAATCGCTGCGCGAGTTGCCGGAAGCGGGTGGGGCTGACGGGATTCAAGTGCCGGTGCGGCGCTACCTTTTGCGGCGCGCACCGACTGGCGGAGCTGCACGGCTGCACCTTTGATTTCAAGGCCGCCGGCCGTGAGGCCATCGCCCGTGCCAACCCTGTCGTCAAGGCCGACAAACTTCAAAAGATCTAA
- the LOC122052730 gene encoding uncharacterized protein YnbD-like has protein sequence MGISKVMGCLSTILFSAFICLKKYGRTYTAAPLLLGALVGYTVSIASHPAINLPFILGKSSHGSFPLWSKFLFAPYLLTVRAYVVFKRTKRRESLYDEISEELYLGGWPTSLSRLPPGDPAVIDCTCELPRSYFVPAESYLCIPLWDSRSPDPTQIEHAVRWACQKRSEKKPVYIHCANGHGRSVCVMCALLVELGLTESWKDAEKMISQKRPLIRMNAQHRKRLEEWSKRRIGSTAK, from the exons ATGGGGATATCAAAGGTTATGGGATGTCTGTCAACAATTCTCTTTTCGGCTTTTATTTGCCTCAAGAAATACGGCAGAACTTACACCGCAGCACCCCTTCTACTGGGTGCTTTGGTTGGGTACACAGTCTCCATTGCATCTCATCCGGCTATAAATTTGCCATTCATTCTAGGAAAGAGCTCTCATGGGAGCTTCCCTCTTTGGTCAAAGTTTCTTTTTGCCCCATATCTATTGACGGTTCGGGCATATGTTGTTTTCAAGAGAACAAAGAGAAGAGAGTCATTGTATGATGAAATTTCTGAGGAACTATATCTCGGAGGGTGGCCTACTTCATTGAGTCGTTTGCCTCCCGGTGACCCTGCAGTGATTGATTGCACATGTGAATTACCGAGGAGCTACTTTGTTCCTGCAGAATCTTATCTTTGCATCCCTTTATGGGACTCCAGATCCCCCGATCCTACACAAATAGAACATGCTGTCCGTTGGGCTTGCCAAAAGAGGTCTGAAAAGAAACCAGTTTACATTCATTGTGCAAATG GCCATGGCAGGAGTGTTTGTGTTATGTGCGCGCTCCTGGTTGAGTTAGGACTGACTGAAAGCTGGAAAGATGCCGAGAAGATGATAAGCCAGAAGCGTCCTTTGATCAGGATGAATGCTCAGCACAGGAAAAGGTTAGAAGAGTGGTCCAAACGCCGCATTGGATCAACGGCTAAATGA
- the LOC122052732 gene encoding peptide methionine sulfoxide reductase A3-like codes for MLLISPTAAAPFAVLAAHRLPHIPAKLFAFAPNSKPLPFGSSSLSRLRPMSWLGKLGFGLGGQSGATDAVSSIAQGPDDDVPAPGQEFAQFGAGCFWGVELAFQRVPGVTKTEVGYSQGNIHEPTYEDVCTGRTNHSEVVRVQYDPRQCSYYDLLDAFWARHDPTTLNRQGNDVGTQYRSGIYFYTPEQEKAARESIEKQQKTLNRKIVTEILPAKKFYRAEEYHQQYLEKGGRFGFQQSAAKGCNDPIRCYG; via the exons atgctccttatctcACCCACAGCCGCCGCCCCCTTCGCCGTTCTCGCTGCGCACCGCCTCCCGCACATCCCCGCAAAGCTCTTCGCGTTCGCTCCTAATTCCAAGCCCTTGCCTTTCGGGTCCTCCTCGCTCTCGCGACTCCGCCCCATGAGCTGGCTCGGCAAGCTAGGGTTCGGCCTCGGCGGCCAGAGCGGGGCGACGGATGCGGTGTCGTCGATCGCGCAAGGGCCTGACGATGACGTGCCGGCTCCTGGGCAGGAGTTCGCGCAGTTCGGCGCCGGATGCTTTTGGGGAGTCGAGCTCGCCTTCCAGCGCGTGCCTGGAGTTACGAAAACCGAAGTTGGGTACTCCCAGGGGAACATCCACGAGCCCACCTACGAGGACGTGTGCACAGGGAGGACCAACCACTCCGAGGTTGTCCGCGTGCAGTACGATCCTCGTCAGTGTAGCTACTATGATCTGCTCGATGCTTTCTGGGCTCGCCACGACCCCACAACTCTTAATCGCCAG GGAAATGATGTCGGGACACAATATCGCTCTGGAATATATTTCTACACACCAGAACAGGAAAAGGCTGCTAGAGAATCCATTGAGAAGCAACAGAAAACCTTGAACAGGAAGATCGTCACTGAAATCCTTCCTGCAAAGAAATTCTATAGGGCCGAGGAGTATCATCAACAATACCTTGAGAAAGGTGGGCGGTTTGGTTTTCAGCAATCTGCTGCTAAGGGTTGTAATGACCCTATTCGCTGCTATGGATGA